From the genome of Etheostoma spectabile isolate EspeVRDwgs_2016 chromosome 10, UIUC_Espe_1.0, whole genome shotgun sequence, one region includes:
- the gpr101 gene encoding probable G-protein coupled receptor 101 translates to MQTMPSSLGSDMGTNFTDVPWESGSSQNPFWSSTVNSVVKMVLISVIVCVSLFGNVVVLLVFQRKPQLLHVANRFVLNLLLADLLQTILVMPFAIAATVPGVWPLDARLCQTLVVLMHLFAFAGVNTIIVVSVDRYLAIIHPLSYPTRMTPHLGTNLIICTWVLSFLQSTPPLYGWGAIDFDRNHSVCSVVWSSSLSYSAVVSTFSFWLPVLIMLGCYWMVFRAARRQNALVHPIQTQSYSQPCQQDFQGPSSPQRQPQPRQANSPEDPHSARGYPVRIRHRRFRYHCKAARVVFVIMASYIISMGPYSILNTISMSARAAVPPWLSSLALVLFFLQCCLHPYIYGYMHRSVRKEFLALLCGLFCKQGRTSQSSAVESCFTTTEGRLGAHPHLPSLTARVFPLRTWEECTTSSSPTFERKSRDSRKETTSTSVSSERELTVHSKQST, encoded by the coding sequence ATGCAAACAATGCCAAGCTCTCTGGGGTCCGACATGGGCACAAATTTTACTGATGTTCCCTGGGAGTCTGGTTCCAGTCAAAACCCGTTCTGGTCCTCCACTGTTAACAGCGTGGTGAAGATGGTGCTCATATCTGTCATTGTATGTGTGTCCTTGTTTGGGAATGTGGTGGTTCTGCTGGTGTTCCAGAGGAAGCCTCAGCTCCTTCACGTGGCCAACCGCTTTGTCCTCAACCTCCTGTTGGCAGACCTACTCCAGACCATATTAGTCATGCCCTTTGCCATTGCAGCCACCGTACCAGGTGTGTGGCCCCTGGATGCCCGACTGTGCCAGACTTTGGTGGTGCTCATGCACCTTTTTGCTTTTGCTGGGGTCAATACCATTATAGTTGTCTCTGTGGATCGCTACCTGGCCATCATCCATCCTCTGTCCTATCCCACCCGCATGACCCCTCACCTGGGCACTAACCTGATCATCTGCACCTGGGTGCTCAGTTTCCTGCAGAGCACGCCTCCCCTCTACGGCTGGGGAGCAATTGACTTTGACCGCAATCACAGCGTGTGCTCAGTGGTGTGGTCCTCTAGCCTGTCCTACTCTGCTGTTGTGTCCACCTTCTCCTTCTGGCTGCCTGTGCTCATCATGCTCGGATGTTACTGGATGGTGTTCAGAGCAGCTCGGAGGCAAAACGCACTTGTGCACCCCATACAGACACAATCCTACTCCCAACCCTGCCAACAGGACTTCCAGGGGCCTAGCAGTCCCCAGAGGCAGCCCCAGCCCCGGCAGGCCAATTCACCTGAAGACCCCCATTCAGCCAGGGGGTATCCTGTTCGAATTAGGCACAGACGCTTCCGCTACCACTGCAAGGCAGCACGTGTAGTTTTTGTGATTATGGCTTCATATATCATCAGCATGGGGCCTTACAGCATACTAAATACTATATCAATGAGTGCTAGAGCAGCTGTACCACCCTGGCTGTCCTCCCTTGCCCTTGTGCTCTTCTTTTTGCAGTGCTGCCTCCACCCGTACATTTATGGTTACATGCACCGCAGTGTGAGGAAGGAATTCCTCGCACTGCTCTGTGGGCTTTTCTGCAAACAGGGGCGGACCAGCCAGAGCTCTGCAGTGGAGAGTTGCTTCACAACTACAGAGGGACGTTTAGGTGCCCACCCTCACCTGCCCAGCCTGACTGCTCGAGTCTTCCCTCTGCGGACATGGGAAGAGTGCACAACATCTTCCTCTCCCACTTTTGAGAGGAAGTCAAGGGACAGCCGTAAAGAGACCACCTCTACCAGCGTCAGCTCTGAGAGGGAGCTCACAGTCCACAGCAAGCAAAGCACATAA